From the Serratia nematodiphila DZ0503SBS1 genome, one window contains:
- the yhdP gene encoding AsmA2 domain-containing protein YhdP — MRRLPGILLATGATLIVIVALLISGLRLMLPKLNDYRPQLLAQVEKLSGVPVQMDFLQGSWETFGPQLEVRNLSVTLPKSDVHIERVTLALDVWQSLLHWRWQFRDLTFYQFRLDLNATLGGDRQGDGLEPGKISDLMLRQLDHFDLRDSRISFLTPAGARAEFDIPQLTWLNGRDRHRAEGQISLSTLNGQHGVVQLRMDLRDNQGLLDTGTVYLQADNIDMKPWFTRWLRANTGLESADFSLAAWLQVQNGEIAGGHALLKQGAANWNTGAAQHRLDVDNLALSLRRQGTGWQLDVPQLRLSTDGQAWPQGALSALWLPENTEFMGPAQNEELRVRATNLQLERLSALLPTFSFLSPDVLERWNDLQPQGQVAALALDIPLKQPEKSRFQTLWRDVSWQRWELLPGVNHFSGALSGGVENGRLTLGLTDSTLPYGDMFRAPLEINSARGALTWRYNDQGWELASQGLDVKAKSLWVNGDFRYQQPAKGDPWLNILAGIRLYDGADAWRYFPEPLMGKHLVDYLSGAIQGGQVDNATLIYSGDPQHFPYRKNEGQFEVFVPLRHATFQFQPGWPALTDLAIDLDFANEGLWMHAPQTRLGKVAGKNISAVIPDYLKERLLIDAEVAGAGSDVHDYFMQTPLHDSLGAALEQLQIGGDVSGRLHLDIPLDGEQVRATGEVALNNNSLLIKPLDSELQKLSGKFRFDNGNLQSDPLSANWFGQPVAVNFSTQEGDRDYKINVGLKGDWQPGKFPGLPTEAAAALSGSAPWQSQVAITLPHQGSASYDIGLDADLKKVSSHLPLPLDKAPGEALPVNVKVKGGLNGFTLTGSAGKQNRFNSEWNFDKKQVNLARAAWQTNGGGTPPLPAGKSMTLNLPALDGEQWLALLAPALKQGGGSGQVGGFSFPTTVALTTPQLLLGGQAWHKLTLSAEKQLGATLVSAKSDEVDGSLRVADRGPWRADINYLYYNPQFAETKNAAGAPSPSTEKVSFRDWPSLMLRCKSCWVLGQNLGKVEADLTNRGDTLTLDHGLVDTGKGRMSATGLWKQNAQEERSSLKGKLLGGKIDETAAFFGITIPLKGAPYDVDFDLYWHGAPWQPQVNTLSGALQVKMGKGEIDSMGGGRAGQLLRLVSFDALLRKLQFDFSDTFGKGFYFDSIRSTAWLKDGIMHTDNLLIDGLAADIAMSGQIDLARRRIDMEAVVAPAISATVGVATAFVVNPIVGAAVFAASQVLGPLWSKISLIRYHIGGDLDQPKINEVLRKAKEDKAS, encoded by the coding sequence GTGAGGCGACTGCCTGGGATTCTGTTAGCAACAGGCGCCACCCTAATCGTGATTGTGGCGCTGCTGATCAGCGGGCTGCGCCTGATGCTGCCGAAGCTGAACGACTACCGTCCCCAACTGCTGGCGCAGGTGGAGAAGCTGTCCGGCGTGCCCGTGCAGATGGATTTCCTACAGGGCAGTTGGGAAACCTTCGGCCCACAGCTTGAAGTACGTAACCTGAGCGTTACGCTGCCCAAAAGCGATGTGCATATCGAGCGCGTGACGCTGGCGCTGGATGTGTGGCAGTCGCTGTTGCACTGGCGCTGGCAGTTCCGCGATCTGACCTTCTATCAATTCCGGCTTGATTTGAACGCCACGCTGGGTGGCGATCGGCAGGGCGATGGCCTTGAACCCGGTAAAATCAGCGATCTGATGCTGCGCCAGCTCGACCATTTCGATCTGCGCGACAGCCGTATTTCATTCCTGACGCCCGCCGGCGCGCGCGCCGAATTCGACATTCCCCAGCTGACCTGGCTCAACGGCCGCGATCGCCACCGCGCCGAGGGGCAGATCAGCCTGTCGACGCTGAACGGCCAACACGGCGTGGTGCAGCTGCGCATGGACCTGCGCGATAATCAGGGCCTGCTGGACACCGGCACGGTCTATCTGCAGGCCGATAACATCGACATGAAACCCTGGTTTACCCGCTGGCTGCGTGCCAACACCGGGCTGGAAAGCGCCGACTTCAGCCTGGCTGCCTGGCTGCAGGTGCAGAACGGCGAGATCGCCGGCGGCCATGCGTTGCTCAAGCAAGGGGCGGCCAACTGGAATACCGGCGCCGCGCAGCACCGGCTGGACGTGGACAATCTGGCGCTGTCGCTGCGCCGCCAGGGCACAGGGTGGCAGCTCGACGTGCCGCAGCTGCGTTTGAGCACCGACGGCCAGGCCTGGCCGCAGGGCGCGCTTTCCGCCCTGTGGCTGCCGGAAAACACCGAATTCATGGGGCCGGCGCAGAATGAAGAGCTGCGGGTGCGCGCGACCAACCTTCAGCTGGAGCGCCTGTCGGCGCTGCTGCCGACCTTCTCGTTCCTCAGCCCGGACGTGCTCGAGCGCTGGAACGATCTGCAGCCGCAGGGGCAGGTGGCAGCGCTGGCGCTGGACATCCCGCTCAAGCAGCCGGAAAAGAGCCGTTTTCAGACGCTGTGGCGCGATGTCAGCTGGCAGCGTTGGGAACTGCTGCCCGGCGTCAACCACTTCTCCGGTGCGCTGAGCGGCGGGGTGGAGAACGGCCGCCTGACGTTGGGGCTCACCGACAGCACCCTGCCTTACGGCGACATGTTCCGCGCTCCGCTTGAAATCAACAGCGCGCGCGGCGCGCTGACCTGGCGTTACAACGATCAAGGGTGGGAGCTGGCGAGCCAGGGGCTGGACGTCAAGGCGAAGTCGCTGTGGGTCAACGGTGATTTCCGTTATCAGCAGCCGGCCAAGGGCGATCCGTGGCTGAACATTCTGGCGGGCATCCGCCTGTATGACGGCGCCGACGCCTGGCGCTATTTCCCGGAGCCGTTGATGGGCAAGCATCTGGTGGACTACCTGAGCGGCGCCATTCAGGGCGGCCAGGTGGATAACGCCACGCTGATTTATTCCGGCGATCCGCAGCACTTCCCGTATCGTAAAAACGAAGGGCAGTTTGAAGTCTTCGTACCGCTACGTCACGCCACCTTCCAGTTCCAACCGGGCTGGCCGGCGCTGACCGATTTGGCGATCGATCTCGATTTCGCCAACGAGGGATTGTGGATGCATGCGCCGCAAACCCGATTGGGTAAGGTGGCGGGTAAAAATATCAGCGCGGTGATCCCGGATTACCTGAAAGAGCGGCTGCTGATCGATGCCGAAGTCGCGGGGGCGGGCAGCGACGTGCATGACTACTTCATGCAGACGCCGTTGCACGATTCGCTCGGGGCGGCGCTGGAGCAGCTGCAGATTGGCGGTGATGTCAGTGGGCGCTTACATCTTGATATTCCCCTGGACGGCGAGCAGGTCAGAGCCACCGGCGAAGTGGCGCTGAACAACAATTCGTTGCTGATAAAGCCGCTGGACAGCGAACTGCAAAAGCTCAGCGGCAAGTTCCGCTTCGACAACGGCAACCTGCAGAGCGACCCCCTGTCGGCCAACTGGTTCGGGCAGCCGGTGGCGGTCAACTTTTCCACGCAGGAAGGCGATCGCGATTACAAGATCAATGTCGGCCTGAAGGGCGACTGGCAGCCGGGCAAGTTCCCCGGCCTGCCGACAGAGGCTGCCGCTGCGCTCAGCGGCAGTGCGCCCTGGCAGAGTCAGGTGGCCATCACGTTGCCGCATCAGGGCTCGGCCAGCTACGATATCGGTCTGGACGCAGACCTGAAGAAAGTGAGCAGTCACTTACCTTTACCGCTGGACAAGGCGCCGGGCGAGGCGTTGCCGGTGAACGTCAAGGTTAAAGGCGGTCTTAACGGCTTCACGTTGACCGGCAGCGCGGGCAAGCAGAACCGCTTCAACAGCGAATGGAACTTCGACAAAAAACAGGTGAATCTGGCGCGTGCCGCCTGGCAAACCAACGGTGGCGGCACCCCGCCGCTGCCGGCCGGCAAATCGATGACGCTGAACCTGCCGGCGCTGGACGGCGAGCAGTGGCTGGCGCTGCTGGCGCCGGCGCTGAAACAGGGCGGCGGCAGCGGTCAGGTGGGCGGTTTCAGCTTCCCCACCACCGTGGCGCTGACCACGCCGCAGCTGCTGTTGGGCGGCCAGGCCTGGCATAAGCTGACGCTGTCGGCCGAAAAACAGCTTGGCGCTACCCTGGTGAGCGCCAAGAGCGACGAAGTGGACGGCAGCCTGCGGGTGGCCGATCGCGGGCCGTGGCGCGCCGATATCAACTACCTGTATTACAACCCACAGTTCGCCGAGACGAAAAACGCGGCGGGTGCGCCGTCGCCGTCGACCGAGAAAGTTTCCTTCCGCGACTGGCCTTCGCTGATGCTGCGCTGCAAGTCGTGCTGGGTGCTGGGGCAGAACCTCGGCAAGGTCGAGGCGGATCTGACTAATCGGGGGGATACCCTGACGCTGGATCACGGCCTGGTCGATACCGGTAAAGGGCGCATGAGCGCCACCGGCTTGTGGAAGCAAAACGCGCAGGAAGAGCGCAGCTCGCTGAAAGGCAAACTGCTCGGCGGCAAGATAGATGAAACCGCCGCCTTCTTCGGCATCACTATCCCGCTGAAGGGGGCGCCTTACGACGTGGACTTCGATCTGTACTGGCACGGCGCGCCGTGGCAGCCGCAGGTCAATACGTTAAGCGGCGCGCTGCAGGTCAAGATGGGCAAGGGCGAGATCGACAGCATGGGCGGCGGCCGCGCCGGCCAGCTGCTGCGGCTGGTCAGCTTCGACGCCCTGCTGCGCAAGCTGCAGTTCGATTTCAGCGATACCTTCGGCAAAGGTTTCTACTTTGATTCCATCCGCAGCACCGCCTGGCTGAAAGATGGCATAATGCATACTGATAATCTATTGATCGACGGCCTGGCAGCGGACATCGCCATGAGCGGCCAGATCGATCTGGCGCGCCGCCGCATCGATATGGAGGCGGTGGTGGCGCCGGCGATTTCGGCGACCGTCGGCGTGGCCACGGCGTTTGTCGTCAACCCGATCGTCGGCGCGGCGGTATTTGCCGCCTCGCAGGTGCTGGGGCCGCTGTGGAGCAAGATTTCGCTGATTCGCTACCATATCGGCGGCGATCTCGACCAGCCGAAGATCAATGAGGTACTTCGTAAGGCAAAGGAGGATAAGGCGTCATGA